A genomic stretch from Microplitis mediator isolate UGA2020A chromosome 10, iyMicMedi2.1, whole genome shotgun sequence includes:
- the LOC130676108 gene encoding 40S ribosomal protein S14a — MAPKRGKAPKEEAQVSLGPQVREGEIVFGVAHIFASFNDTFVHVTDLSGRETIARVTGGMKVKADRDEASPYAAMLAAQDVAEKCKTLGITALHIKLRATGGNKTKTPGPGAQSALRALARSNMKIGRIEDVTPIPSDSTRRKGGRRGRRL; from the exons ATGGCACCCAAAAGAGGTAAAGCGCCTAAAGAAGAGGCTCAGGTGTCCCTTGGACCTCAAGTGCGAGAAGGAGAGATTGTTTTTGGCGTTGCCCATATTTTCGCCAGTTTCAACGACACCTTCGTCCATGTGACGGATTTGTCTGGCCG GGAAACCATCGCCCGTGTCACTGGAGGAATGAAGGTGAAGGCTGATCGTGATGAAGCCTCACCCTACGCTGCGATGTTGGCAGCCCAA GACGTGGCTGAAAAATGCAAGACTTTGGGTATAACAGCCCTTCACATCAAACTTCGTGCTACCGGAGGTAACAAAACCAAGACACCAGGACCTGGTGCGCAGTCAGCCCTGCGTGCTCTCGCACGTTCAAACATGAAAATCGGCAGAATCGAAGACGTCACGCCAATTCCATCTGATTCAACACGAAGGAAGGGTGGTCGTCGTGGAAGACGTTTATaa
- the LOC130676106 gene encoding dynactin subunit 4 has product MAYLLGPDCVRYVCNCGSLKPISRIYFCRHCLKIRCGYCVSHEVDSHYCPNCLENLPSSEVRLKKNKCSNCFDCPCCFQTLTIRAGHPPVRPAVTGEDAKATPKKVYYLCCSLCRWSSRDAGIPDQFVATGGWPEQENPHAARISSLIDFHKILASRERQNQERKKFDPKRTSLQFEKFGLTSAMARKRAGLPIVSEAKWQQANFPQPSVASENVDELPDSIFSSPVDITKITRLDQRLQHPEVQAEKIYELRPQHKKFPVKRSQRCRACEHNVSKPEFSPQSIKFKIQLAAFYHVPEVRIVTFQPLEVGKPSELLLKFCNPSQHQTQILLLPEDTPPTATTTSATGEMEELKRENMQLGCESPNLLPSIVRQASVLEDPKPVKIVTGASIELPTGPVILAPRDDAAEYDDAGDTQTFPDDPKLVVWRKGNKAVLKLQVTPYVPEEGKENDPIIVGLVMQYGYINTIATLEHKTPQKVDLKVKLFLTLDKLCKS; this is encoded by the exons atggCCTATTTACTCGGACCAGATTGCGTACGATATGTTTGTAATTGTGGGTCACTGAAACCAATCTCTCGTATTTATTTCTGTCGACATTGTTTGAAAATTAGGTGTGGTTACTGTGTTTCTCATGAG gTTGACTCTCATTACTGTCCCAATTGTTTAGAAAACTTGCCTTCGTCTGAAGTGCGACTGAAGAAAAACAA gTGTTCAAATTGTTTTGACTGTCCGTGCTGCTTTCAAACGCTGACTATACGAGCTGGTCATCCACCAGTAAGACCAGCAGTTACTGGTGAAGATGCCAAAGCAAcaccaaaaaaagtttactacTTGTGCTGCTCGTTGTGTCGATGGAGCTCACGAGATGCAGGAATTCCTGATCAGTTTGTTG caaCTGGAGGTTGGCCGGAGCAGGAAAATCCTCATGCTGCTAGAATAAGTTCACTGATtgattttcacaaaattttggCTTCACGTGAACGTCAGAACCAGGAACGTAAAAAGTTTGATCCGAAAAGAACATCCTTACAATTT GAAAAGTTCGGATTGACATCTGCGATGGCTCGTAAACGAGCTGGACTTCCTATTGTCTCGGAAGCTAAATGGCAACAAGCCAATTTCCCTCAGCCTTCGGTTGCTTCGGAAAATGTTGACGAACTACCggattctattttttcttctcCAGTTGACATAACCAAGA taacgAGACTAGACCAACGACTCCAGCATCCAGAAGTACAAgctgagaaaatttatgaacTAAGACCGCAGCACAAAAAGTTTCCCGTCAAACGGTCACAGAGATGTCGAGCTTGCGAGCACAATGTCAGCAAACCTGAGTTTTCTCCTCAgtctattaaatttaaaattcaactgGCAGCTTT ttatcaTGTACCAGAGGTACGAATTGTTACTTTCCAACCTCTGGAAGTAGGAAAGCCAAGTGAATTGCTATTGAAATTCTGTAATCCAAGTCAACATCAAacacaaatattattattgcctGAAGATACTCCACCAACAGCAACTACGACGTCAGCGACTGGAGAAATGGAAGAACTCAAACGAGAGAATATGCAattg GGTTGTGAATCTCCGAATTTATTACCATCAATAGTCAGACAAGCGTCAGTACTAGAAGATCCAAAGCCTGTGAAAATAGTAACTGGAGCATCTATTGAATTACCAACTGGCCCAGTAATTCTTGCACCCCGTGACGATGCCGCTGAGTACGACGACGCAGGAGATACGCAAACATTTCCAGACGATCCcaa ATTGGTGGTTTGGCGAAAAGGCAATAAAGCTGTACTGAAATTACAAGTAACACCTTACGTTCCTGAGGAAGGCAAAGAAAATGACCCAATTATCGTTGGACTGGTTATGCAGTACGGATACATAAACACAATAGCAACCCTGGAGCACAAGACGCCGCAAAAAGTTGATTtgaaagttaaattatttcttacgCTTGATAAACTCTGTAAATCTTAA
- the LOC130676155 gene encoding uncharacterized protein LOC130676155, producing the protein MVKNNDKFSIEDAKAVIESGKNQSHINYSLLILEQCLDTYQVDEIFLSFNGGKDCTVMLHLTAALFKLRGLSPLLCLYVTDDPFPEMDEFVDKATHYYDIKLIRKKKPIKSAVESLLEENEKLKATLMGIRKDDPGSESLEPFKDTDEGWPKIMRVSPILDWTYSQIWEFILKHKVPYCSLYDQGYTSLGHRTTTSPNPLLRDPDNPARYLPAYTLKDSSTERNGRQ; encoded by the exons ATGGTTaagaataatgataaattcagTATTGAGGATGCAAAAGCTGTTATCGAGAGTGGCAAGAACCAATCACACATTAATtactcattattaatattggaGCAATGTCTTGACAC ATATCAAGTTGATGAAATATTTCTGAGCTTTAATGGAGGTAAAGATTGTACGGTGATGCTTCATTTGACTGCTGCCTTATTTAAATTACGTGGGTTATCACCGCTGCTGTGTCTTTACGTCACTGATGATCCATTTCCTGAG ATGGATGAGTTTGTTGACAAAGCGACTCACTACTATGATATCAAACtgataaggaaaaaaaaaccaataaaatcAGCTGTTGAAAGTCTTTTGGAAGAAAACGAGAAGCTGAAGGCCACGTTGATGGGCATCAGGAAAGACGACCCGGGTTCAGAGTCTTTGGAGCCGTTCAAAGACACTGATGAAGGCTGGCCGAAGATCATGAGGGTCAGTCCTATTCTGGACTGGACTTACAGCCAGATTTGGGAGTTTATTTTGAAACACAAGGTTCCTTACTGCTCGTTGTATGACCAGGGGTACACCAGTCTCGGTCACAGGACGACTACATCTCCGAATCCTTTGCTACGTGACCCTGATAATCCTGCTCGTTATCTGCCTGCTTACACACTCAAAGACAGCTCTACTGAGAGAAATGGAAGACAATGA
- the LOC130675798 gene encoding NF-kappa-B-repressing factor, with product MSKQNFNTDWDVEKHKLEYECDDHWELRKNFLEAHKNDYPEDQLVCLAQVFTNIELLGCKYPKETMDLVAELSQDVARDFREKQKSKLQRTFVKASDAASSKVKGHNTPHTDAASTSTSKRCSDAEDNPSKRMKITSQPFGNLVLLDYPNSSPQMTLDSSVKMSGQRIEWKFHMAQILQCRCEFFINGKKVSEGAGSTKKASKADAAKKGLAVLQKYYYTIEIKDDWKVNLSGKQSELKADDPNDNSLQSDGVGAKLMKLMGWAGGGLGKSEQGITEPVTLKRQISRSGFGLKLTSDNMGLFKRKCQQTLYQYIRESDTHNYLVFADFTNDERAIMHDCARRMGLKSQSHGTKDQRTLLITRKLEPSDLVKELLKIGGITDKYILKAPTDD from the exons atgtcCAAGCAGAATTTTAACACGGACTGGGATGTCGAGAAACACAAATTGGAGTATGAGTGCGACGATCATTGGGAGTTGAGAAAAAACTTCCTTGAGGCTCACAAAAATGATTACCCTGAGGACCAGTTGGTTTGTTTGGCCCAAGTGTTTACTAATATTGAGCTTCTGGGATGCAa GTATCCTAAAGAAACGATGGACTTGGTAGCAGAGCTGTCGCAAGATGTGGCGAGAGATTTTAGGGAGAAGCAAAAGTCGAAATTGCAGAGGACGTTTGTCAAAGCTTCCGACGCCGCTAGCTCCAAGGTGAAAG GACATAATACTCCTCACACCGACGCCGCGTCAACATCCACGAGTAAAAGATGTAGCGATGCCGAAGATAATCCCAGTaaaagaatgaaaataacgaGTCAGCCATTTggtaatttagttttattagaTTACCCGAATAGTTCTCCTCAAATGACTCTGGATTCTTCGGTGAAAATGAGTGGCCAGCGAATCGAGTGGAAGTTTCATATGGCACAAATTCTTCAATG tcGGTGtgagttttttataaatggtAAGAAAGTGTCCGAAGGAGCTGGCAGTACAAAGAAAGCATCGAAAGCTGATGCTGCCAAGAAAGGTCTAGCtgttcttcaaaaatattattatactatTGAG ATAAAAGACGATTGGAAAGTTAACTTGAGTGGGAAACAATCAGAATTAAAGGCAGATGACCCTAATGATAATTCGCTTCAATCAGATGGTGTTGGAGCTAAACTGATGAAGTTGATGGGCTGGGCTGGCGGTGGTCTAGGGAAGTCGGAGCAGGGTATCACTGAACCCGTTAC ACTTAAGCGACAAATATCGCGATCAGGGTTCGGATTGAAGTTGACCTCGGATAACATGGGTCTGTTCAAGAGAAAATGCCAGCAGACGTTGTATCAATACATACGAGAAAGCGATACACATAATTACCTAGTATTTGCTGATTTCACAAACGATGAACGCGCAATTATGCACGA TTGTGCAAGAAGAATGGGATTAAAATCACAAAGTCATGGTACTAAGGATCAGAGAACGTTATTGATAACGCGTAAGCTAGAGCCGAGTGATCTTGTTaaggaattattaaaaattggtgGGATcactgataaatatatattaaaagctCCTACTGATGATTAA
- the LOC130675797 gene encoding UDP-N-acetylhexosamine pyrophosphorylase: MDEDTLRAQLNKYNQGHVLQFWKELTEDQRASLTEDILEFSLSEVTSYFKRATESSENNNKLLDDRIQPIEDDAIKSVTGCDSALLKKYQDTGLREIAAGRVAVLVLAGGQGTRLGVTCPKGMYDVGLPSHKSLFQLQAEKIRRLEVMAKEKYGKCQGITWYLMTSEATHESTLDFLEQNNYFGLNKNNVKAFKQGMIPCFGFDGKILLDEMHSLSKAPDGNGGLYRALKVQGILQDMTERGINSIHAHSVDNILIKVADPVFIGYCIDKGADCGVKVVDKADPSEAVGVVCQVDGKYQVVEYSEISKKTSELRRPDGKLVFNAGNICNHYFTLGFFRNISDYHEEELPLHVAKKKIPYVDNSGVRQKPTSPNGIKIEKFIFDVLKFSKNFVAWEVPRESEFSPLKNSDSAGQDCPSTARDDLLALHKKWLLNAGAKSVQGEVEISPLLSYAGENLKDIPEIIQGPKVFE; this comes from the exons ATGGATGAAGATACTCTCCGTGCGCAgctcaataaatataatcaagGACACGTGCTGCAGTTTTGGAAGGAATTGACAGAAGACCAGCGCGCTAGTTTGACAGAAGATATTTTGGAGTTCAGTTTGTCGGAGGTTACTTCGTACTTTAAAAGAGCTACTGAGTCTTCGGAGAACAATAACAAATTACTGGACGACCGGATCCAGCCGATTGAAGACGATGCCATCAAGTCGGTGACCGGCTGTGACAGCGCTCTGCTGAAGAAATACCAAGACACGGGGCTGCGCGAAATAGCCGCTGGGCGGGTTGCGGTTCTTGTTCTAGCCGGTGGTCAAGGGACCAGACTTGGTGTCACTTGTCCTAAGGGAATGTACGATGTCGGGTTGCCCTCACACAAGAGCTTGTTTCAGTTGCAGGCTGAAAAGATAAGACggttagaagttatggctaaAGAAAAGTATGGGAAATGTCAAGGGATCACTTG GTACTTGATGACAAGCGAGGCTACTCACGAGTCAACGCTTGATTTTCTTGAGCAGAACAACTACTTTgggttgaataaaaataatgtcaagGCCTTCAAACAGGGTATGATTCCTTGTTTTGGATTTGATGGTAAAATATTGCTTGATGAAATGCACTCGTTATCAAAAGCCCCTGATGGTAATGGCGGGCTTTATCGCGCACTAAAAGTCCAAGGGATACTGCAAGATATGACTGAACGCGGTATTAATAGTATACACGCTCATTCTGTGgataatattttgattaaagTTGCTGATCCTGTTTTCATTGGCTATTGCATCGATAAAGGAGCTGACTGCGGAGTTAAAGTTGTTGACAAAGCTGATCCTAGCGAAGCTGTCGGTGTCGTTTGTCAG GTTGATGGCAAGTATCAAGTCGTTGAGTACAGCGAAATATCCAAGAAGACTTCAGAGTTAAGACGGCCTGATGGAAAACTTGTTTTCAATGCTGGTAATATTTGCAATCACTACTTCACTCTCGGCTTCTTCCGTAACATCTCGGATTATCATGAAGAAGAGTTGCCGCTTCATGTtgcgaagaaaaaaattccttatGTGGACAACAGTGGGGTGAGACAAAAACCGACGAGTCCCAATGGAATTAAGATTGAGAAGTTTATTTTCGAtgtattgaaattttctaaaaatttcgtCGCTTGGGAAGTTCCGAGAGAGAGTGAATTTAGTCCGCTAAAAAATTCCGATTCTGCTGGTCAGGATTGCCCGTCGACAGCACGTGACGATTTACTCGCGCTTcacaaaaaatggcttttGAATGCGGGTGCTAAGTCTGTACAAGGCGAGGTTGAGATCTCGCCATTACTGTCTTATGCCGGAGAAAATTTAAAGGACATTCCTGAGATCATACAGGGGCCAAAAGTATTCGAATGA